One window of the Branchiostoma lanceolatum isolate klBraLanc5 chromosome 3, klBraLanc5.hap2, whole genome shotgun sequence genome contains the following:
- the LOC136430654 gene encoding uncharacterized protein, whose amino-acid sequence MPFVCIFGTRLFGACDYFTVEEQEMFVRTKFYHFNFMPCAPEESFLFVADGRAIELPEVVGRSVGWAWLRYLAWVVFLTVMCVAVIFLTTGLTEESWPWALVALSAVFLGLAIFVTVYKPKASEESKQEYLNMVGQVVARRYLHEQMAAAAAVHGGPAHEVVAIEQPPPYPGLHKDNVMPIAGSPTPTPGNPNGFLTPGNPNAV is encoded by the exons ATGCCGTTTGTGTGCATATTCGGTACCCGGTTGTTCGGGGCCTGCGACTACTTCACTGTGGAGGAGCAGGAGATGTTCGTGCGAACCAAATTCTACCACTTCAACTTCATGCCGTGTGCCCCCGAAGAGAG TTTCCTGTTCGTGGCAGACGGCCGAGCTATTGAACTCCCCGAGGTGGTGGGCAGGTCGGTTGGGTGGGCGTGGCTCCGGTACCTGGCCTGGGTGGTCTTCCTCACCGTCATGTGTGTGGCTGTCATCTTCTTAACAACG GGACTTACCGAGGAGTCGTGGCCGTGGGCGTTGGTTGCGCTGTCTGCCGTGTTTCTGGGCCTGGCCATCTTCGTCACGGTCTACAAGCCGAAAGCCAGCGAGGAAAGCAAGCAGGAGTACCTAAACATGGTTGGTCAAGTGGTGGCCCGGCGCTACCTTCACGAGCAAATGGCTGCTGCTGCCGCAGTTCACGGTGGCCCCGCCCATGAAGTTGTCGCCATCGAACAGCCCCCACCCTATCCGGGTCTGCACAAGGACAATGTCATGCCAATAGCTGGTAGTCCCACCCCTACCCCTGGGAACCCCAATGGTTTCCTTACCCCTGGGAACCCCAATGCCGTGTAA
- the LOC136430656 gene encoding uncharacterized protein, whose product MVLLIIRYGTRLFGKSDYFTIDGEEAFVQTKFYHVGYMPCAPEESYLFLKDGTIIQLPEIAGATILWAWLRYILTLLFALALCGCILTFILMTTREALPWVCLGLCIFFFIVLIGSYVYKPKASEINKQKYLEMLGHVQHSKIPVQASEADPLLSPNV is encoded by the exons ATGGTACTACTCATCATCCGATATGGAACCAGACTTTTTGGAAAGTCCGACTATTTCACGATAGACGGAGAGGAAGCCTTCGTTCAAACCAAATTCTACCACGTCGGGTACATGCCCTGTGCGCCGGAAGAAAG CTACCTGTTCCTGAAAGACGGGACCATCATCCAGCTCCCTGAGATAGCAGGGGCGACCATCCTCTGGGCGTGGCTACGCTATATTCTTACTCTGCTGTTCGCGCTTGCACTGTGTGGATGCATTTTAACCTTCATTCTG ATGACAACAAGGGAGGCGCTGCCCTGGGTGTGTTTGGGACTctgcattttcttcttcattgtgCTGATCGGTTCTTACGTGTACAAACCTAAGGCCAGTGAGATCAACAAGCAGAAGTACTTGGAGATGCTGGGTCACGTGCAGCACAGTAAGATACCTGTACAGGCTTCTGAGGCTGACCCCCTGTTGTCGCCAAACGTCTAA